One genomic window of Etheostoma spectabile isolate EspeVRDwgs_2016 chromosome 7, UIUC_Espe_1.0, whole genome shotgun sequence includes the following:
- the wu:fl23c11 gene encoding uncharacterized protein wu:fl23c11: MALTLHRVQHVSLPLLSLLQLWVFTTTRALEMRDHDAPELICSEGLTDCLVSSAFPYAAALPDPDDTVDVTHVQLEVILCCSATRDNCEPCLQINITVQEVDNAKEVSEESGDHTDEEELPEPKALVNMCVSSPGFNFCKTLQFGSNFSGSNQNSSQQPTHKLLLTEKVTFGISVVVEVYEYSKRKHNIQNITIPSSEEVCSMSLKGAVKECAPRLRVDHKRNVVLVQLEHNDTREEELMWKMVWNDRSGEVLPWPKGRREMVISSNFVAPCLCFQVWRKGKTLHGELCPFKNEQYALESMQHNVSVSVKESQMREGDVGLSWNVTAPCRLEAEVRLCKKDLAGGQCEEVTGSRQTLHKHAGWRATRSGHWKTGEFNGSSHPLICVQIKIDGMESYSEPHCPFATPRWRWSLPLLIGLLLMCLAIIGAYLIQGVLKGYMWRWLKEEDVKGAVGGGHVVLLYPPDDDQALPELMNYLGSSLQGLGFSVSLDLWSQAELSVLGPVPWLHSRLNRLQKQGGKVVLVLTQAAWIRAEEWGARSWERNTPKERNRVMEEGEAERIYTASSPCVDVFTASLSCVLADYLQGRAGERFMLAQFESLPPEPPGGFRPLPELFRGLHVYSLPSQSLGFLTELAGARQMATASARRKRAGGLRLASRALARGLSGFTAGKTLLRLAGVPQSCVGLGVEDSGERVPLQPCINTPPSSPDSSPKVSEMEWV; encoded by the exons GGTTTGACTGACTGCCTCGTGAGCTCAG CCTTTCCGTacgctgctgctctgcccgatCCAGATGATACAGTGGATGTTACACATGTTCAGCTTGAAGTGATTCTGTGCTGTTCAGCCACACGTGACAACTGTGAACCTTGCCTGCAAATCAACATAACAGTCCAAG AAGTGGATAATGCCAAGGAGGTTTCTGAGGAGTCTGGTGACCATACTGATGAAGAAGAGTTACCTGAGCCAAAAG CTTTGGTGAATATGTGTGTCAGCTCCCCAGGCTTCAATTTTTGCAAGACACTCCAGTTTGGATCAAACTTCTCCGGTTCCAACCAAAATTCTTCTCAACAGCCCACACATAAG CTGCTGTTGACCGAAAAAGTGACCTTTGGCATTTCTGTTGTGGTTGAGGTCTACGAATAttcaaagagaaaacacaacattcaaaatATCACAATCCCATCTTCAGAAGAAG TTTGCTCCATGAGCCTAAAGGGAGCTGTAAAGGAATGTG CTCCCAGACTCCGAGTTGATCATAAGAGAAATGTGGTCCTCGTCCAACTGGAACACAATGATACCAGAGAAGAAGAGCTCATGTGGAAGATGGTGTGGAATGACAGGTCTGGGGAGGTTCTTCCGTGG CCCAAAGGCAGGAGAGAAATGGTCATTTCATCCAACTTTGTTGCACCATGCCTCTGCTTCCAG GTATGGCGAAAGGGAAAGACGCTTCATGGGGAACTCTGCCCTTTCAAAAACGAACAAT ATGCACTGGAAAGCATGCAGCacaatgtgtctgtgtctgtgaagGAGTCTCAGATGAGGGAGGGGGACGTTGGGCTGAGCTGGAATGTGACTGCCCCCTGCAGACTGGAGGCGGAGGTGAGGCTGTGCAAGAAAGACCTGGCAGGAGGCCAGTGTGAAGAGGTGACGGGCTCCAGACAGACACTCCACAAACATGCTGGCTGGCGTGCAACACGCAGTGGACATTGG AAAACAGGAGAGTTCAATGGGTCGTCACATCCTCTAATTTGTGTTCAG ataaagaTAGATGGAATGGAGTCATACTCAGAGCCCCATTGTCCATTTGCAA CACCTCGATGGAGATGGAGCCTGCCACTCCTCATTGGACTACTACTGATGTGTTTGGCCATAATAGGAGCCTATCTTATACAAGGGGTCCTTAAAG GCTACATGTGGAGATGGTTGAAAGAAGAGGATGTTAAAG GAGCTGTGGGTGGTGGTCATGTCGTGTTGCTGTATCCACCTGACGACGACCAGGCTTTGCCAGAGCTGATGAATTACCTGGGCTCGTCCCTCCAAGGCCTCGGCTTCAGTGTGTCTCTTGACCTTTGGAGCCAGGCCGAGCTTAGTGTACTGGGCCCCGTGCCATGGCTCCACTCAAGACTGAACCGACTGCAAAAGCAGGGGGGCAAAGTGGTGTTGGTCCTAACCCAGGCTGCCTGGATAAGGGCTGAAGAATGGGGAGCCCGGAGCTGGGAAAGAAACACTCCCAAGGAGAGGAACAGGGTCATGGAAGAAGGGGAGGCAGAAAGAATCTACACCGCTTCTTCTCCCTGTGTAGATGTTTTTACTGCTTCATTGAGCTGTGTTCTAGCAGACTATTTACAGGGCCGCGCTGGTGAGCGGTTTATGTTGGCACAGTTTGAATCACTTCCACCTGAGCCTCCCGGTGGTTTCCGGCCGCTGCCAGAACTTTTCCGCGGCCTTCATGTCTACAGCCTCCCCTCCCAGAGCCTGGGTTTTCTGACGGAACTGGCTGGGGCTCGGCAAATGGCTACCGCATCAGCCAGACGGAAAAGAGCCGGGGGACTTAGACTGGCATCCCGAGCTCTCGCACGAGGGCTGTCAGGGTTTACAGCAGGGAAAACTTTATTACGTCTTGCAGGAGTGCCCCAAAGTTGTGTTGGGTTAGGAGTAGAGGACTCTGGGGAAAGGGTGCCCTTGCAGCCATGTATTAACACACCTCCCTCCAGCCCTGACTCAAGCCCCAAGGTCAGTGAAATGGAATGGGTCTGA
- the creld1b gene encoding protein disulfide isomerase Creld1, whose translation MWWAWPFLPALVLLSELSVVRVQTAPCQTCRKLTESFIKGLEITANKNFGGGNTAWEEEKLAKYARSETRLLEIVEAACEKADFECNRLLEQIEDQVETWWFHRQQEAPDLFEWLCIEELRLCCPPGRFGPDCKECPSDPGGVCGGLGRCEGEGTRLGDGECVCDPGYSGRLCQSCADGYYREKSSNISIGACAACYHSCKKCAGPQDYKCLECKPGWILHDNKCVDIDECGTELARCPSNTYCHNTEGSYECRGCDQSCVGCMGSGSARCKKCARGYKLSGAKCLDIDECSDRAIACPGLNEACTNEEGSFHCDCADGFIRRDSICVENKPPAGPEKGLFDDMTDDEVLVLQQMFFGVVICAIATLAAKGDMVFTAIFIGGVAAMAGYWLTEKGDLMLDGFLKGR comes from the exons ATGTGGTGGGCCTGGCCATTCCTGCCTGCTCTGGTGCTCCTCTCAGAGCTCTCTGTTGTGAGAGTTCAGACTGCGCCATGCCAGACCTGCCGAAAACTCACAGAGAGTTTCATTAAG ggcttGGAGATAACAGCTAACAAAAACTTTGGGGGAGGAAACACTGCCTGGGAAGAAGAAAAGCTGGCCAAGTATGCACGTAG TGAGACTCGGCTCCTAGAGATAGTGGAAGCTGCTTGTGAAAAAGCAGATTTTGAATGTAACCGGCTGCTGGAGCAGATAGAGGACCAAGTGGAGACATGGTGGTTCCACAG GCAGCAGGAGGCACCGGACCTGTTTGAGTGGCTGTGCATAGAGGAGCTAAGACTCTGCTGCCCACCTGGACGCTTTGGACCAGACTGCAAAG AGTGTCCATCTGAccctggtggtgtgtgtggaggtCTGGGCCGCTGCGAGGGGGAAGGGACTCGCCTCGGAGATGGAGAATGTGTCTGTGATCCTGGATACTCGGGCCGTCTGTGCCAGAGCTGTGCTGATGGCTATTATAGAGAGAAAAGCTCCAACATCAGCATAGGAGCCTGTGCAG CTTGCTACCACTCCTGTAAGAAATGCGCGGGGCCACAGGACTATAAATGCCTCGAGTGCAAACCCGGCTGGATCCTTCATGACAACAAGTGCGTGG ACATTGACGAGTGTGGTACAGAACTGGCTCGTTGTCCTTCTAACACCTACTGTCACAACACAGAAGGATCGTATGAATGCAGAG GCTGTGACCAGTCATGTGTGGGCTGTATGGGTAGTGGTTCCGCCCGCTGTAAGAAATGCGCACGTGGCTACAAATTGAGTGGAGCCAAGTGTCTTG ATATAGATGAATGTAGTGATCGTGCAATAGCATGTCCAGGACTCAATGAGGCCTGTACCAATGAGGAGGGCTCCTTCCACTGTGACTGTGCTGATGGATTCATCAGAAGAGATAGCATTTGTGTTGAGAACAAGCCCCCTG CTGGCCCAGAGAAGGGGCTGTTTGACGATATGACAGATGATGAGGTCCTTGTACTGCAGCAGATGTTCTTTGGCGTTGTAATCTGTGCCATAGCAACGCTCGCCGCAAAGGGAGACATGGTTTTCACAGCCATTTTCATTGGAGGTGTAGCTGCTATGGCCGGATACTGGCTGACGGAAAAGGGAGACTTAATGCTGGATGGGTTTCTGAAGGGACGCTAG
- the LOC116692586 gene encoding uncharacterized protein LOC116692586 isoform X1, whose amino-acid sequence MRLPAISIASTPVCIPHNTLPVRQSRCLVVTPMMFPSISDSARLCTSSKSIPRLNPLHPPLVYKRTVSLETPAVNHHNHQRTLIMQRREYHRYHQVWRKPFYGTSSEREEYRKDLREQLKKQMEEKCAALKLQLASKVKEAVYLREVDRLALSSERDLRIQHSKAMTAYRDENKRLMEQSWRDRALTRSQETLKERELLCLNPINWSGTLK is encoded by the exons ATGAGACTAC CAGCCATCTCTATAGCTTCCACACCAGTGTGTATTCCTCACAACACACTTCCTGTCCGACAGAGTCGCTGCCTGGTGGTCACTCCCATGATGTTTCCCAGCATCTCAGACTCTGCTCGACTGTGTACAAGCAGTAAG AGTATTCCAAGACTGAACCCTTTACATCCACCTTTGGTCTATAAACGCACTGTCAGTCTGGAGACGCCAGCTGTTaaccaccacaaccaccagAGGACACTGATTATGCAGAGGAGAGAGTACCACAG GTATCATCAAGTGTGGCGAAAACCTTTTTATGGGACCAGCAGTGAGAGAGAAGAGTACAG GAAAGATTTGCGAGAGCAGTTAAAGAAGCAGATGGAGGAGAAATGTGCAGCTCTAAAGCTGCAGTTGGCCAGTAAAGTGAAGGAAGCAGTGTATCTAAGAGAAGTGGACCGCCTCGCCCTATCCAGTGAAAGAGACTTAAGGATCCAGCACAGCAAAGCAATGACAGCTTACAGAGATGAGAACAAGAGG cTAATGGAGCAGAGCTGGAGGGACAGAGCACTAACACGTTCCCAGGAGACCCTAAAGGAGAGAGAGCTGCTGTGTCTCAACCCCATTAACTGGAGTGGAACACTGAAATAG
- the LOC116692586 gene encoding uncharacterized protein LOC116692586 isoform X2 has translation MMFPSISDSARLCTSSKSIPRLNPLHPPLVYKRTVSLETPAVNHHNHQRTLIMQRREYHRYHQVWRKPFYGTSSEREEYRKDLREQLKKQMEEKCAALKLQLASKVKEAVYLREVDRLALSSERDLRIQHSKAMTAYRDENKRLMEQSWRDRALTRSQETLKERELLCLNPINWSGTLK, from the exons ATGATGTTTCCCAGCATCTCAGACTCTGCTCGACTGTGTACAAGCAGTAAG AGTATTCCAAGACTGAACCCTTTACATCCACCTTTGGTCTATAAACGCACTGTCAGTCTGGAGACGCCAGCTGTTaaccaccacaaccaccagAGGACACTGATTATGCAGAGGAGAGAGTACCACAG GTATCATCAAGTGTGGCGAAAACCTTTTTATGGGACCAGCAGTGAGAGAGAAGAGTACAG GAAAGATTTGCGAGAGCAGTTAAAGAAGCAGATGGAGGAGAAATGTGCAGCTCTAAAGCTGCAGTTGGCCAGTAAAGTGAAGGAAGCAGTGTATCTAAGAGAAGTGGACCGCCTCGCCCTATCCAGTGAAAGAGACTTAAGGATCCAGCACAGCAAAGCAATGACAGCTTACAGAGATGAGAACAAGAGG cTAATGGAGCAGAGCTGGAGGGACAGAGCACTAACACGTTCCCAGGAGACCCTAAAGGAGAGAGAGCTGCTGTGTCTCAACCCCATTAACTGGAGTGGAACACTGAAATAG